The proteins below come from a single Chryseobacterium sp. MA9 genomic window:
- a CDS encoding Crp/Fnr family transcriptional regulator, with product MLHLLRSHIEKIIPLNDEEFEFISSCFTYKKYKKHQFLVQEGETVPYNYFVLKGLLKLVYTDETGKEHIIGFAMEDWWETDFPAYYQQTLATMSLECLEDTEVLCLQLDDYKKLCAHLPKLEHFFLEKAYMGFITAQQRTISMMTTGIKERYDQLLKKYPSLVQRVPKSLLAAYLGVSRETLSRLPL from the coding sequence ATGCTGCATTTGCTAAGGTCTCACATTGAAAAAATAATTCCTCTTAATGATGAAGAATTTGAATTCATATCATCCTGTTTTACCTATAAAAAATATAAGAAACATCAGTTTTTAGTACAGGAAGGAGAAACGGTGCCTTATAATTATTTTGTTCTGAAAGGCCTTCTGAAACTGGTTTACACTGATGAAACCGGAAAAGAACACATTATTGGATTTGCAATGGAAGACTGGTGGGAAACAGACTTTCCGGCTTACTATCAGCAAACTTTGGCAACGATGTCTTTAGAATGTCTTGAAGATACGGAAGTATTGTGTCTTCAGTTAGATGACTATAAAAAACTCTGTGCCCATCTGCCAAAACTGGAACATTTTTTTCTGGAAAAAGCATATATGGGATTTATTACCGCTCAGCAGCGAACCATTTCCATGATGACAACCGGAATAAAAGAGCGGTATGACCAGCTTTTGAAAAAATATCCTTCCCTTGTTCAACGTGTTCCGAAATCTCTTTTAGCTGCTTATTTAGGCGTTTCCAGAGAAACTTTAAGCCGCCTTCCACTGTAA